The Caulifigura coniformis genome includes a region encoding these proteins:
- the arsA gene encoding arsenical pump-driving ATPase, with translation MEILATPTRNLFFTGKGGVGKTSVACATAVRLADAGKRVLLVSADPASNLDEVLATQLGNQPVAIAAVPGLFAMNLDPETAAKEYRERMVGPYRTMLPPAAIASMEEQFSGSCTLEIAAFDEFSRLLGDPTATTDFDHVIFDTAPTGHTLRLLTLPSAWSGFMESNTTGTSCLGPLAGLQSQQKLYQETVKALADPAITTLVLVARAEATAFREAARTSGELAELGVKNQHLVVNAVFQATDPSDPLAVAMQRRSELALDELPDSLRNFPQTIIPLAANGVVGVEALRSFGKSQRSVAIARSEVSSLTIPPGLAPLVDELEAAGHGVILSMGKGGVGKTTVAAAVAVALAHRGHRVHLSTTDPAAHIAAAVAGENLEQLTVSRIDPAAETAKYSEQVMQTAGAGLDEQGKSLLAEDLRSPCTEEIAVFRAFADAVAEGADRFVVLDTAPTGHTILLLDSALAYHREVTRQTNQMPPAVEHLLPRLRDPNFSRVLIVTLPEATPVHEAASLQRDLRRAGIEPFAWVVNQSLAPLSVTDPLLRARQQAEQPYLREVMSEHAARTALIPWRPQPPVGCAALLDLVGEICESKTPQVVKEITNV, from the coding sequence ATGGAAATTCTGGCAACCCCCACACGCAACCTGTTCTTTACCGGCAAAGGCGGAGTCGGCAAAACCTCCGTGGCCTGCGCCACGGCCGTCCGTCTGGCCGACGCCGGAAAACGGGTGCTGTTGGTCTCGGCCGATCCGGCGTCGAACCTGGACGAGGTGCTGGCGACGCAATTGGGGAATCAACCGGTCGCCATCGCAGCCGTCCCTGGACTCTTCGCCATGAATCTCGATCCGGAGACCGCAGCGAAGGAGTATCGCGAGCGGATGGTGGGCCCGTACCGGACAATGCTGCCACCGGCGGCGATCGCCAGCATGGAAGAACAGTTCTCCGGCTCTTGCACGCTGGAGATTGCGGCGTTCGATGAGTTCTCACGACTGCTTGGAGATCCGACCGCCACCACAGACTTCGATCACGTCATCTTCGACACGGCTCCAACCGGCCACACCCTTCGTTTGCTGACTCTGCCGTCCGCCTGGTCGGGCTTCATGGAGAGCAACACGACGGGCACATCGTGCCTGGGCCCACTCGCTGGTCTTCAGTCACAACAGAAGCTCTATCAGGAGACGGTGAAGGCCCTCGCCGATCCGGCGATCACCACGCTTGTTCTGGTTGCCAGGGCCGAGGCAACGGCCTTCCGGGAAGCGGCCCGCACCAGCGGCGAACTCGCGGAACTCGGGGTCAAGAATCAGCACCTTGTCGTGAACGCCGTGTTTCAGGCAACCGACCCGAGTGACCCGCTGGCCGTCGCCATGCAGCGACGAAGTGAATTGGCGTTGGACGAGCTTCCCGACTCGCTCCGCAACTTTCCTCAGACGATTATCCCGCTCGCGGCCAATGGCGTTGTCGGTGTGGAGGCTTTGCGCTCCTTCGGCAAATCGCAACGATCCGTCGCGATTGCACGCAGTGAAGTCTCGTCGCTCACGATCCCGCCAGGCTTGGCGCCGCTCGTCGATGAGCTGGAAGCGGCGGGACACGGCGTCATTCTCTCGATGGGCAAGGGAGGCGTTGGCAAAACGACGGTTGCGGCCGCCGTCGCCGTTGCACTGGCTCACCGGGGACATCGCGTGCATCTTTCGACGACTGACCCCGCCGCTCACATTGCAGCGGCCGTCGCCGGTGAAAACCTCGAACAACTGACCGTCAGTCGCATCGATCCTGCGGCTGAAACCGCGAAGTATTCCGAACAGGTGATGCAGACAGCGGGAGCCGGTCTGGATGAGCAGGGCAAGTCGCTCCTGGCCGAAGACCTGCGATCACCCTGCACGGAAGAGATCGCCGTGTTTCGTGCCTTCGCCGATGCGGTGGCCGAGGGGGCGGACCGCTTCGTCGTTCTCGATACGGCCCCGACGGGACATACGATTCTTCTGCTCGATTCGGCGCTCGCTTATCACCGCGAAGTTACACGACAGACCAACCAGATGCCTCCGGCCGTGGAGCACCTGTTGCCGCGATTGCGAGATCCCAATTTCTCACGAGTCCTCATCGTCACGCTGCCGGAGGCCACCCCGGTTCACGAAGCGGCTTCACTCCAGCGCGACCTCCGGCGGGCTGGCATTGAGCCATTTGCATGGGTCGTCAACCAGAGCCTCGCACCACTGTCGGTCACCGATCCGCTGCTGCGTGCTCGCCAGCAGGCGGAACAGCCTTACCTGCGAGAAGTCATGAGCGAACACGCGGCCCGCACGGCGCTGATTCCATGGCGGCCGCAGCCGCCCGTTGGGTGCGCCGCACTTCTGGATCTTGTCGGTGAAATCTGCGAATCGAAAACACCTCAAGTCGTGAAGGAGATAACAAACGTATGA